A single Salmo trutta chromosome 14, fSalTru1.1, whole genome shotgun sequence DNA region contains:
- the LOC115207173 gene encoding uncharacterized protein LOC115207173 — MGDLEKVEHQEGCAILDKLQASPRLPTPHHVSPRLTTPHHASPRLTRRHHASPGLTTPHQASPRLTTPHHASPGVTTPHHASPGLTGRHRASPRLTTPHQASPRLTTPHHASPRLTRRHHVSPRLTTPHRASPGVTTPHHASPRLTTPLQASPRLTTPHQNHTYIYPEAFLIYGIAWNDWLGIHNKYCLVSPAYGNDVELSSY, encoded by the coding sequence GCGTCACCACGCCTCCCCACTCCTCACCACGTCTCACCACGTCTCACCACGCCTCACCACGCCTCACCACGCCTCACCAGGCGTCACCACGCCTCACCAGGCCTCACCACGCCTCACCAGGCGTCACCACGCCTCACCACGCCTCACCACGCCTCACCAGGCGTCACCACGCCTCACCACGCCTCACCGGGCCTCACCGGGCGTCACCGGGCCTCACCACGCCTCACCACGCCTCACCAGGCGTCACCACGTCTCACCACGCCTCACCACGCCTCACCACGACTCACCAGGCGTCACCACGTCTCACCACGCCTCACCACGCCTCACCGGGCCTCACCGGGCGTCACCACGCCTCACCACGCCTCACCACGCCTCACCACGCCTCTCCAGGCGTCACCACGCCTCACCACGCCTCACCAGAACCACACCTACATCTATCCGGAGGCCTTCCTCATCTATGGCATAGCCTGGAATGACTGGCTGGGAATCCACAATAAATATTGCTTAGTTTCCCCAGCCTACGGTAATGATGTTGAGCTCTCATCTTATTAA